Genomic segment of Molothrus aeneus isolate 106 chromosome 3, BPBGC_Maene_1.0, whole genome shotgun sequence:
ACGGCCCCCCCATCGCCAGGCGCAGCACCAAGAGGCAGATGCGGCCGGATTCCCTGGTGATCTACCGTCAGAAATGTGAGCTCGGGAGGGGTCAAAGCCAGGACAGCTCACGGGGGAATTTGGTGAGGAGGATCTTCCATGGGTCCATAAAGGAGAAGCAGTTGGCTTCCCCTGCGTTGCCCAGAGTCATGGAGGACATCGCAGCCACCGAGAGCAGCGAGCCTCTCTCAGCAAAAGATGGTGACCGTGAGCCAAGCGACCATGGAGCCGTGCAGACTATCTCTGTGAGCACTGAAGGGGCAAGGGTATGTACAAAAGAGCATGAGAGACCCTCAAAACTGAGTACACCTCCTGAAGAGGTCAAGGAGGTGAAGAGGAGAGGTCTCCATCGCTCCCAGTCAGACATCAGCTCTCGCTACTCCAAGTCCTTCGCTGACTCTGACACATTTTTCAAGTACTgtggcctggagcaggaggtcATTGAGGATCTTGGGAGAGAGAACTTCTCTGTGGTGTCTGACAATGTCTCCTTCAAGATCCGCAGCATCAGCGTGGCGACATCGGAGAGCGAGTTCACGAGGCACAGCGGGGAcgaggggctgctggaggacGAACTCACAGAGCAGgtccccagcagcacctctgtgaTTGAGCGCAACGCTCGGATAATCAAATGGTTGTACACGTGTAAGAAAGCCAAGGAGACCAATAAGGTGATCCAGGAACTGGCGTGATGACTTAATTTAGCGTGCGTTGGAGCCTGGTGAACTCAAGGTGTGTGCAGATCCTCGCCCTGACAATTTGcgtttctctttcctttttagaGAGCAGTTAACTTCTCATGGTTTATATTAGTGTTTTCAGGAAGGGctgaaggaaaatgtgttttgtttacCACATGTTCCAGGAATGGCTTTTTTGCAAAGCAGAAATCTGTGTTattacaaaaaccaaaatacaaacAAGTAAATGCTTGCAGCTTGCCAGGTTTAGATCAGACCCCCCAGAGGAAATTAGAGAGTTGGTGTCTGTGAAGGATGCCTGCACTTTGCGGATTCCTGCTTTGCAAATATCTTATTTCTTCTAATCTCTGCTACATTAAATGCTAGGAAAAAGCCTTAGAAATGTATTCAACCTTTAGCTACAGTTATTTGGATAACAGACTGAACTAACTACTACTAATTAGGAGTACCCTGTATTTATAGTGTACTGCTGAAACTATTTCTCATCAGGAGTGTACTGTATTTACACTACACTGCTACAGTTTTCCCCTTTACTTTAgtctctctccttctccttaCACATCCCCAAGtatcagaaaagcaaaactgaatCAGTGCCCTGCTATAAATCTTATTTCCTCTATGGCTTCCTGTTGGGACCCTAAAAGTTTGTTCCAGGTGACCTTATGGCATTTCACAGAGATTGGGTGTTCCTCTGCAGTGGGTTTTGCTATGTGGTTTGCTGCTGGTAGCTGGGAGTGGGTTGTGGGTTTGCCTTGGTCAGAGGGGTGCTCCAGTGTTGTAAGCTAAAGATAATAAACACAAAAGTGTGGATCTAGGCTTAGAAATCAATTACTTCACAGACAGAAACATAACAAATTTAGCTCTGGTAAAAGCCAGTGTCCTGGGTTTAATAAAAGTGGTGTTTATTTTGTGGATAATCTCCTGGAAGAGAACTATATTCATGGAGCCTGTGGTGTTGATAATCCATGAGATAGgagtttttcttcttccagtacATAAAGCCCCTAGGATAACTACCACAGCTTACCGTGAGGTGTTTAAAAATTTCATGAGTAGGTCTTGATATAAAGGATTACGTGTATATTTTCTGACAGTTGGTAATTGGTGCATGAGAAGAACATAATTTGGTGTAGATACAGCTGTTGATAGAGCACATGGGCCCAAGAATGTGGAGAATTGTAGTGCTTGAGCCTCTCATTCCTATGTGGATGTGAGGCTGTCACTCTAAATTCCTTTAATCCATGTAAGGCGAAAATCCATTTACTTGAAACTGGTTTTAATGATGTGAAATTCGGTTCATCTTTAGAATTAGAATTTTTCTCAAaagtctgttttctttctgcaagAGGAGGAAGACAGGGAGAGAGCCATTATACAAAAACTTTTGTAGGCCATACTGATAAGAATGTTCTCAGGTATCCGGCTGACAACTAAAAAGAAGTGTTCTTATGTAACAAATCCTTTCCCGAATaattttagagagaaaaaaaggctctCCCAACTAATCATTTTTTCCTTGCTCATCCTTCTGTGATAAAAGGCCGGGGAGATagacaaaacaaaatgagaaaggtGGTGGTTTTGTGAATCTGCTTGCAGCAAGAGGATGGGAGGCAGATTCCGGCAAGCATGAGCCacacaagaaaaacaaccaaataaaAGCCTGTTTGCTCCTGAATGCCCCTGATGGGGGTAAGGTCCAGGTCATCACCACAgagctggctccagagggaCCAGATGGTCCTTTCCCCATCCATTTGCCAAGCGgttccagtgctgcagctgaggcaggagaTGATGGTGAGCACCCCTGGGAGCATACAGTCTGCAGAGGAGGTGCTGCACCAGGGCAAAGGCAAGGGTGGGAGGGTGGGAAGTACCAAGAGCTGAACCTCACATGAGCTTGGTcaatggctttttatttttaccataTAAGAGAAAATTGTATTACACAGCCTAACAAGGTGGTGAAAAGATCTcaatgaaaaaaacaccaaGTTTATTCAAGTGATCCTGTGTTCATTCTGCAATAACTTTAATTACTCTGGTAGCAATTCCTTTGACAGCCTAGGAAAGACTAATTCAGAGGGTCCTTATTTATAAACCTAATTTTAAGGATAGTAGGGCTGACTCTTAACTGTTGGATCTCATCTGTCAGGTAGTTTCTGAAAACTGAGAATATACTTAAATTAGGCCACAGAAGTGGGAAGTTCAGAAAGGTCAGCTAAAAATACCTGTACACTGCACCCAGAATAAAGGACAAAGGTCATCAAGAGTTACCATAAGTTAAATACTACATTTACTGGACAGAATTTAAGGAGAGAGTTGTTTATCATCACGTGATTGCAAGATGAGCCTTGTAGTTCTGGTCTAAATTTTCATTCAGTTCTACACCTTGACAATACAGCATCAAGTCAGATATCTGTATGTTTTCACAATTTTCAAGTGTTTGGCTCTGTTTCGCTTACTTATTAAAGGGCAGTGGactgctgttctctgctgggGAGCAACATGCTCTTCCTGGTGTTCCCAGGCACATCCTTAGAAGTTCCTGGTTTTCTGCAGAGGTTTGAAAATTGTTGCATCTTCTTTGGACAATGAGGCAGAAGCCTTATTTCTGCAATCCCAATATTTGTTGTGTATAAAACACCTTTCAAGAACTGCAGAGCTTTTATGGGCCAGTGATCATTCCATTCATATTTTATGTtctctgtttaatttttcatgaGCTCTCTGGGACCTGATGGAGCACCATGTAAATAAAAGAGCTGGTTGAAGGATCAGGTTCTTTAGCATGTCTCATCAGAGAGATGATTGCAGAGTGTGGGTTGTGAGCTTCAGAAAACTGAGGTCCTTAGCAAGATGGTCATTGCAGTTCTTCTCACTGTCAGTTCTGCTTCATTCTAGGAAGAGGTTCACTCTGCATCCTCCTTCCTGAGCTGTATCAAGATTATTCAGCCTTGAGTTTCTCATCATTCTTAAATGGGTGGGCATTATTCAAGTGGAAATCTCCAGGGAGGGTAATTTACTGTGTTGGCAGTAGCCACAGGCAGCTGAATAAAAGTTTAGAGTATCACCTTAAGCTTGTCTGATATGATAAATAACAAATGacactgtttttcttctttcttcagaaTTGTTGACTTGGAAGTTGAACAAAACCAGACGCAGGAAGAAACTGTTCCCTCATCTGGCTTATGTGTACTTTGTCCAAGTTTagtattttgttgttgtttcctACCTTCACCCCCATCCCCTGGAAGTCTCACTCTTGTCAAGCCCAAGGATGTCCAAGGCTGCAATGAAAAGTGGAGATTGTGAACTGTGCCCCAGCAAGACAGCAGGAAACAAAATCCCCTGGAAAATTGAAGcgtggcagcagctgccatccCCAATAATATACAACATCAGCTCACTGCCTCAGGATGTCATTCCAGGCTGTGACAGAAGGTTTGTTTTGTGCACCCATCTCTTTCCAGCAATGAATTTGTCAACAGGAATGGGGGGAGAAAGTGGGAATGAAGTGGCAATGACCTCTGGGTCAGGTGTTCCCTTGCAGACAGACTCCACCTGGATGTCCAAAGGCTCTGCCTTACCAGAGCTGTTTAATCAGAGCTCATCCTGACATCATTCACCATCATTTGCTTGGCTGGTGAGGACTAACTGTGGTGGCCTTGTCTGAGATACTTGGCAAACATGTAAGCTAAATTCCTGCCAAACCTCTCTTTCTCTGATAGCATGCAGGCCAAATCAGTGTACCTTGTATCCATCTAGTTTGCTCTTGCTAGGTTGTCACACAGCTTGCTCAGCCATTGGGAAAGAATAGCACCAAATACTTCCAGGAGCATGGTTCCAGGAAACAGGTATTTAGGGAGGTTTTGCATTGTTTCTGCCTTGCAGAACAGTACAATTTGTTTGCAATATGTGCCCGGGTCTAACATGGCACACATGGCAAGGTTTGGCAGTCATGGTGTAACACCTTTAGTTTTAGGCAGTGAGTGAGCAGGCTGTTACAGCATGGCACtagggagctgtgccaggctgtgttaAGCCACACTTCCCCAGTGTGCGTCTGCAGTAGGGCTGTGCAAGGCAGGAAGGCATGttagggcacagccaggccagggaaTGTCCTGATGACACCCAGTGTACACAACACCTCACCCATTGTCATCAGTAAAATGCCTCAGTTGAGCTGCCTGAGCTAAACATGTTTTAAAAGGTGATACTTGGATCATTAGTGTAGTGAATGAGGCCTCTGCAGTAGCTCATGGAATTTGCTGGCTATGCCTCAAACACCCCAATTTGTCATTGCTTGCTATAAAATCAAAGCATTTCTGCATGGACATTGCAAACcacaaaacaattaaaaaaaaaaaaaaagccaaagccaCTTTCCCTTTCATTGGCAGTGACACCTATCTGTGAAAGCTGCCTGACTGGCACAATGTTGACTTCAGCTGTGGGTTCTGCAGAGGTTAAAAGCTTACTTTGTGTTACCGTGGTTGTGGAAGAGTTGCCCTTGAAGAGCTCATCAACATCAGCTAAATATCATCTGAGTTGCACTTGCATGGGTTTTAAATGTGCTTGTCAGTCCTTGGATGGTTAGTTCTCAATTACAGCACCAGTTTGGAAATGCAGTGTCTTCTGTTTCTAGTGTTAGGTACTAAGGCCTACATGTCTGAAGTTCTTAAGATAACTAGATAACAATTCCAGATAAAATAATTGTGGAACCACTTTTCAACTGGGAGAAAACTAAGTAGTTCGTGTGAGCTCCTTCAAACATAGAGAGAAGGTAGCATATGTGGATATTTTCTTACATAACAAAATCTCCATATACATTTGTTACATTATTATAAAACGATGATTCTCAGAAAACTTCAAGATGCTGCTAATATTATAAAATTTATAGACTGAAGGTGCAGGTTTTTAAGGATCACAGTCTAGGTTTATTAGTCAAGAGCATAATCTGATGTATCTGTTCTGTTCATGCTCCCAGCAAGATGCTGTaccacatatatatttatatatcagAGCTAAGGAATGCTTTCTTCAAAAGCATGGATTACTGTAGATAGTTCAGAGTGCAAAAAATCTTTTGAGTTACAATCCAGTGCCCTGCCACAGGAGAAGagaattaatttgttttgtttccaaggaaaatttttgaaaattttcattttcaaacttCTGTTTGTTGTTCCTCTGTCAGTTGAGTAGCTTTCAAAAGTTAAGATGAAAGATGTATTACTCAAGAATTTTCAATATTAGGAAGGAATGTGTTTAATTTGCTTAAAAATACTGAACATCAGCCTTTCTGAAAATCAATGAAGGTTTTATGGCAGAGGCTAGTGAAATCAGAACTGGACCCATTCTGAATACTTTTTAAATTCCTCTTTTTGTCTTTGTGGATAGTTCAATAGGGTTCAGGTGACTTTCCACACTGATGTGACAAAATTTCTCTGGCATTGTTCAAACTCCATAGGAATCCCAAGCACTCCCATTTATTTCAGAGGTGATGTGGACCTATCTAAGATCTTTGCCTGTTAAGCTGTAGATTCCCTTTATTTAATATTACCTTCTGGGGAAGCTAATAATTTACATTTCCAATATGTCAGAACAAAAATAGATGACAACCTTCTTTCCCCATATATTTTGGGAATGGCGAATTCAGTGCTTTTTCCAAGTGATGAGAGCTCTGGTGTTCATTCTGTTCCTGTTACTGTTACATGTAGAGGGTTCTCCTTCTGCTGGGTCTTTCAGTCATacccttcaaaacaaaaagaacttgCTAATGCTAGCCACTACCTATctttttctcaaaaagaaaaaaaaatctttttttgttttttactctTTGGATGGGTGGAattttccagctttcttgtTAAACTGGAAAAGTGGGCTGTTGCAGTTTGAACAGAAATTTTAGCAATGGAACTGGTTTTCCAATAGTCTAGGGAGCCTAAAACGGCAGCTGATGACAAAGGCTAGCCATaaattgaattattttgtttgaCTAGAACTATGTAAACAAAATAGTCAAATGGGATGCAAGTGAACAGAACAAATTGCTGTTTACACCCAAGTGTTTGATGGTTCTCCAGTGCTGTGACAAGGGGCAATGTCCGCAGCCGTGGCATAACAGGAGAAAGGTACAAAGTCTGGGGTTTATGGTCTGGAATATGGAGATAAGACTGAAATCTTTGCAATATATTGTAAATATTACTGTACAGAAATCTAtaagaaatacagatttttatatatatatatataacttttCCAAGGGGTATAAGTGTACATGTTTTATGAAATCGGCCAAGCATTACATTGGTGGGGATTAAGCAGAAACTTTCTTCTGGAGCAGGTTGTCTACCATTGCCCCCTGTGAAGTTTCTTGGATCTGCTTTTGAATCCCTCGAAATGGAATAGTAGTTGGATCCAATACGGATGTTTCACCATTGTTATGCTTATATTCCTGTGAAAAAAACTATGTGCTTTTGAATGCATACAAATAAAACTACCACTCTGAGAGGTAATGTCTGTTTATTTAGAGCATacttttattttgctgtctccATTAAAGTGCTATTATTTTAAAGCTGGAATCCCATTAGGGAATTAATTTCTCTGTGAGTGAGGCTGATACTTGACTGTGAACATCTCAAAGTGCAATGCATCCCTGAGCCATGCCTGGACCCCTGGCTGAGAGCTTAGGCATGGAATCTCACAAGGAGGTGGCACAATAACTAGTAGCTCTCAATATCAGTAAATTTGAATTATATGAGGCTAAGGCTGTTCTAcaatattctaatttttttttatttcggAATATGGCTGAAAAGATAGAGCTTGTTTCTGAAGGGTACTATTTTTTTTCGAAATGTAGTACTCTGTTTGGTCTTGCTCAGTGTCAAAAGCTACGATGTGCTGCAGGCAACATCACACTCATCTCAGCCAGTGTCCAAAGTGGGAGGGAGTTTGAAGTTCTGCTTGGAAAATATATTATCTCCAGAATCTTATAAAAAACTGTTGTTTGACTTAACTTTCCGTAGAAAGAATTCAGTATATTATGCTAAatctctgtttatttattttgtgaagaaaggagcagaaataaTGGTTGGATACAGTGAGCTTTTACAAGAAACCAATGCACTCCAGTTTCATAGTTACCATTTTGGTATGGTCTAATCTGCTCAGACTCAAGTGTTTCACCAGCCAGCATTTGAAGGCAACTTGAGGCAGAGCTAAAAAATGCTTGCTGTGCAGATTGGGATCTTCCACAAAAACCCAAGAGCAACATTATTATCACTGACATCTAACCTTGCTCTCACAAATCCTGCGTGACCTATGTCAGTGCAAGGTATGAAGCAAGTCTGGAAAGGGTGAAATACATTCATCCCCCTTTCTGTGGAGGTTAATCTCCCATAGCAAGCCTTTGCTCATCTTGCTGCCTTAGAGAGGACAGAGCTATTGTAGTCTGAGAATGACCTTGGGCCACAGCCCAGCTTAACATTTAGGAACATTGCTCTTAAGTAATTTTTCAGGTAACATCTTTATCCCATATTTTATGAAGTCCAGTGGATTTCTTCCAAAAGTGAGGTTTGGCAAGCTCCTGCTCTCAGACTGTCTGGTGCAAGCAACCTTTAAAAGTCAGAGCTTACCCATCCACTGCTTTGCTTCTGATTCGTCTCCGAGTAGTGAATTGGTGTTGGAAATAACCCAGAAAAAAGGTCTTTTCAGATGTATTGTAGACGTTGAGGACTTCTGAACACACCACTGCAAAAGTACTCAGTATCTCCAAGAGCTTTTGCCAAAGAAAGGGCTATGCTATGTCAACAGCAggcaaataaagaaatacagaatttggCTTTACTCTGTAAAGAGATGCCTTCAAATTTTGAGGATATTTTGTGATTGGGCCATATTTAT
This window contains:
- the FAM110C gene encoding protein FAM110C, which produces MPAELSRAVGMHAISDLHSSLPLRLLNKGPEYLRRQLEAGKPGRKSAVERLAADKAKYVKSQQVIGSRQDPLITLSSASESSSETCSVESKAASREPGRGAGAKPREPGTAGSSCRAPLQHGPPIARRSTKRQMRPDSLVIYRQKCELGRGQSQDSSRGNLVRRIFHGSIKEKQLASPALPRVMEDIAATESSEPLSAKDGDREPSDHGAVQTISVSTEGARVCTKEHERPSKLSTPPEEVKEVKRRGLHRSQSDISSRYSKSFADSDTFFKYCGLEQEVIEDLGRENFSVVSDNVSFKIRSISVATSESEFTRHSGDEGLLEDELTEQVPSSTSVIERNARIIKWLYTCKKAKETNKVIQELA